Below is a window of Streptomyces sp. WMMB303 DNA.
GGGCCGCGACCACCGCGCCGACCCCGAAGAAGGCACCGTGCGGCAGTCCCGCCAGCAACCGCCCGGCCAGCAGGGTGCCGAAGCCGGGAGCGAGCGCCGAGGCGAGGTTGCCGAGCGTGAACAGGCCCATGAGCAGCAGCAGCATCAGTTTGCGCGGCACACGGGCGCCGACGGCGGTCAGCAGCGGGGCGCCGAGGACGACGCCGAGGGCGTAGGCGGACACCAGGTATCCGGCGGTCGGCACGGAGGTGCCGAGATCGTCGGCGACGTTCGGCAGCAGGCCCATCATCACGAACTCTGTGGTGCCGATACCGAAGGCGCCCACGGCGAGTGCGAGCAGAGCCACAGGCATGCGGAGAGAACCTTTCGAAGCGGGCGGGGCCCCGGCGGGATGCGGCGTCGCGTGCCGGGCACCGGGGAGTACCGCGCGCCGGGCGGCAGGGCGGCCCCGGCGCGGCACGGTGCGGTGTAAGAGGGTGAGGTGGTGCGGAGGGGAAGGAGCGGACAGTGGCCGGAGGCGGCACTGCCCCCTATGTATTGCTCCGCAACAAAGTCTCGCAGCCAGATGTTCCAGGGTGCAAAACGAGCCCGCCGCCGGCGGCCGCCGGAGCGGTCCCGGCCGGTTCAGTCCGCCAGGTCGATCGTCGCCGCGATCGGCAGGTGGTCGCTGTCCGTCGCGGGGAGCGTCCAGGCCGAGACGGGGTCGGCTCCCTTGAGCATGATCTGGTCGATCCGGGCCATCGGGAAGGAGGCGGGCCAGCTGAACCCGAAGCCGTCGCCCGCCGCACCCTGCGCGGAGCGCATCTGGGAGGTGATGGGCGCGAGCGCACGGTCGTTCATGGTGCCGTTGAGGTCGCCGAGGAGGAGAACCCGATCGGCGCGGTCGCGGGCGATCGCCTCGCCGAGCGCCTCGGCGCTGCCGTCCCGCTGCCCGGCGGTGAAGCCGGAGCGGAACTGCACGCGCACCGAGGGCAGATGCGCGGCGTAGACGGCGACCTCGCCCTTCGGGGTGCGCACCGTGGCACGCATCGCGCGTGGCCAGCCCATCTTGATGTCGACGGTCCTGACGCCGGAGAGCGGATACTTGCTCCAGATCCCGACCGTGCCCGTGAGCTTGTGGTACGGGTGCGTGCGCTCGAGGGCCGCCCGGTAGGTGCCGGCCTGTGACGAGGAGACCTCCTGCAGCGCGATGACGTCGGCTCCGGAGTCGACCAGCGCCTCGGCGGTGCCGCGCGGGTCGGGATTGCCGGCGTTGACGTTGTGGGTGACGACGGTCAGATCGCCGGCGGCGCCGCCGGTCTTGTCGCTGAAGAGGCCACCGAACAGGTTCACCCACATCAGTGCGGGCACCAGCAGTGCGACCAGCGCCGTGGCCGAGCGGCGCAGCACAGCCGCGACCAGCAGCACCACGATCAGCAAGCCGCCCCAGGGCAGGAAGGTCTCCCACAGCGAACCCAGGTTGCCGACCGCGTTGGGCACCTCGGCGTGCAGGAAGAACGCCAGCCCCAGCAGCAGCGCGACCGCCGCGAGGACCAGGCCGCGCCGCCAGGTGCCCGGACCCCATCGGCCCGGAGCGCCGCCCCCCGGCAGCCGGCCGGACCAGCGGGACCAGAGTCCCCGCCGCCCGTCGCCGTCCTCGCGGTACGTGGCCTCCGACGTGTACGCGCGCGCCATCCGCCGTCCTCACTTGCCTGTGCTGGTGCTCGATGAACGATAGGCGATAACGGTTTTCATCCAGTCGAACCCTGCGGTCCCACCGGCGCTTCCGCCCTGACTCCGGTTTGCGGAGTCGAGAGGAGGACGAGGCGCGGCGCTCCGGGAGTTCCGGCAGGTCGGGGCCGGACCGCGACTGTGACACAACCCGGACACCCGGTGGCGGCAGCGGTTCGCCGCGGCGCGCCCGCAGGCCGTTCACCCCGGTGTCGCGGCGGACCCATTCATGATCCACTTCTAGACGGGGCCCCTACCGGACCGCGGAGGGGCGTGCCAGCATGGACCTGGATCCGGAGACGCCGTTGGGGCGCTTCGAGACGACAACAGGAGTCAACGCCATGCCGCAGACGCTCTACGGGGGCACCCGTAATCGCCGTGTGACCGTGCGCGACCTCGCACTCGCCAAAGAGCGGGGCGAGAAGTGGCCCATGCTCACCGCCTACGACGCGATGACCGCCTCCGTCTTCGACGAGGCCGGTATCCCCGTCATCCTGGTCGGCGATTCGATGGGCAATTGCCACCTCGGCTACGAGACGACCGTGCCGGTCACCATGGACGAGATGACGATGCTGACGGCCGCGGTGGTGCGGGGCACCAGCCGCGGCCTGATCGTCGCCGACCTGCCGTTCGGCTCGTACCAGGAGGGGGAGGTGCAGGCGCTGCGCAGCGCCACCCGGTTGGTCAAGGAAGCCGGCGCGCAGGCCGTCAAGATCGAGGGCGGGGAGCGCTCGGCCGACCGGATCGGCCTGCTGGCGCGCTCCGGCATCCCCGTGATGGCACACATCGGGCTCACCCCGCAGTCCGTGCACGCCATGGGCTACCGGGTGCAGGGGCGCGGCGAGGAGGCGGCTTCGCAGCTCATGCGGGACGCCAAGGCCGTGCAGGACGCCGGAGCCTTCGCGCTGGTCCTGGAGATGGTCCCCGCACCGGTCGCCGCCGAGGTGACCCGGGACCTGCAGATCCCGACGATCGGCATCGGCGCCGGGAGCGAGTGCGACGCACAGGTTCTGGTGTGGACCGACATGGCGGGCCTCACCCCCGGCAAGCTGCCGCGCTTCGTCAAGCAGTACGCCGCGCTGCGCTCGGTGCTGGGTGACGCGGCCCGCGCGTTCGCCGAGGACGTCACCACCGGCGCCTTCCCGGCCGCCGAGCACTCCTACGAGTGAGCCGGACCGGCGCCGCCCCGCCCCCGGGCACCCGGTGACGGTGGTGCGCAGCGCAGCGGCCCGCCGGTGACGGCGGCAGCCCGCCGACAGCGCTTCCCGGTGCTGTCGGCGGGCTGTCGGTCGTTTGTCAGTGGCGGCTGTCATATTGGCCGCATGACGCGAGAGAAGACGACGAACGCGGTCGAGGTCCGCGGGCTGGTCAAACACTTCGGGGAGACGAAGGCGGTCGACGGCATCGACCTCGACGTGCGCGAAGGCACCGTGATGGGTGTGCTGGGCCCCAACGGCGCGGGCAAGACGACGCTCGTCCGGATGCTCTCCACCCTGCTGCAGCCCGACGGGGGCACGGCGAAGGTCGCCGGGTACGACGTGGTGCGCCAGCCCCGCGAGCTGCGCCGCACGATAGGTCTGACCGGCCAGTACGCCTCGGTGGACGAGAAGCTGTCGGGCTGGGAGAACCTGTACATGATCGGGCGGCTGCTCGACCTGTCCCGCTCCCAGTCCCGCGAGCGCGCGGACGAACTGCTGGAGCGGTTCTCCCTGACCGAGGCGGCCCGGCGCCCCGTGATGAAGTACAGCGGCGGTATGCGCCGCCGGCTCGACCTGGCGGCCTCCATGATCGGCCGCCCCAGGGTGCTCTACCTGGACGAGCCCACCACCGGTCTCGACCCCCGCACCCGCAACGAGGTGTGGGACGAGGTCAAGAACATCGTGGCCGACGGCAACACCGTCCTGCTCACCACCCAGTACATGGAGGAGGCGGAGCAGCTCGCCGAGGAGCTGACCGTCATCGACCGCGGCCGGATCATCGCCGAGGGCCGGGTGCCCGAGCTGAAGGCAAAGGTCGGCGGCCGCACCCTGGAGGTCCGCCCGACGGACCCCGGCGAGCTGCAGCGGATGGTCGGCGCGCTGGCCCAGGCCGGGCTGGACGGGCTGGCGGGCGCCACGGCCGACGAGGCGGCGGGCGTGGTCAGCGTCCCGATCGTCAGCGACGAGCAGCTCACGGCCGTGGTCGCGCTGTTGGGCGAGCGCGGCTTCGCGATCGCCGACATCGCCACCCATCTGCCCAGTCTGGACGAGGTGTTCCTCGCCCTCACCGGCCAGAAGGCCACCCACCAGGACGACGACAACGAGCTCGAGGAGGTCGCGGCGTGAGTACCGCCACCGTCAAAGCGCCCCAATCCGGGGAGTCCCCGACCGGGTCCGGGACGGGCAGCGGCTCCGCGCCCGGGAAGCCCGGCACGGTGGAGGGCCGGATCGGGCTCAAGGCCAATCTGCGGCACATCGGCGCGCTCGTGCGGCGCAACGCCCTGCAGATCAAGCAGGACCCCGAGTCGATGATGGACGCGCTGTTGATGCCCATCATCTTCACGCTGCTGTTCGTCTATGTCTTCGGCGGCGCCATCGGCGGGAACGGCGCCAGCGGCGACCGGGACCAGTACGTGCAGTATCTGATCCCCGGCATGATGGGCATGATGGGCATGTCCATCGCCATGGCGGTCGGCACGGGCATCAACGAGGACTTCCGCAAGGGCGTGATGGACCGCTTCCGGGCCATGCCGATCGCCCGCTCGTCGGTGCTCATAGCCAAGTCGGTCGTCGAGATCGGCCGGATGCTGGTCGCCGTGACCGTCCTGCTGACCGTGGGCTTCCTGAACGGCTTCGAGATCAACGGCCACTGGCTGGGGATGCTGGCCGCCATCGGACTGACCGCGCTGTTCGGCGCCTCACTGCTGTGGATCTTCATCCTGCTGGGTCTGACGATGAACACGGCGCAGGCCGTGCAGGGTGTCTCGTTCCTGGTGCTGATGCCGCTCCAGTTCGGTTCCTCGGTCTTCGTGCCGCCGGGCACCATGCCCGACTGGCTGAAGGCGTTCACCGACGTCAATCCGCTCACCCACCTCGCCGATGCGGCACGCGGGCTGATGCTCGGTCAGGGCGAGGTCGCCAACCCGGTGATGTGGACGGTGATCTGGTCGGTGGGGCTGACGGTCGTCACCGCGCCGATCGCCATCGCGAAGTTCCGCAAGAAGACCTGAGGATGCCGGGTGCCGCCGTCGGCCCTGCCGTGGCGGTCCCGGTCGGCAGCGGGGTCGGCGGCGGTCCCGGGCGCGCGGCGCCCGGGACGGCTGCACCCCGGTTCAGGCGTCGCGCACCAGCGCGACGGCTTCCGCCAGAGTGAGGCCCGCACCGGAAGCGTAGGCCCGCGCGTACGCTCCTCCCGCGGGCAGTGCTTCCCGCACGGCCGCTTCGGCGGCCCTCCGCGACTCACGCTCGACGGGGTGCGGGAAGTGCCCCTCCGGCAGCTTCGAGAGGCCGTCGTAGCCACCGATCAGGCGCCCGCCCTCGGCGGCCCGGCCGAGCAGGGCCAGGGCCCGTGCGGCGGTGAGCAACTGGCTCAGTGTCAGGTGCGGGGCGATGGCCTCCGCCACCACCTCGCGGGTCTTGACGATCGACTCCTGGACGGTGGCCAGCGCCTCGGCGCCCCGGCCGTCCTCGACGTACGTCCAGGCCAGCACACCCTCGATCATCCCCGCGAAGAGCTGCGGGACCCGCTCGGCGAACTGGTCGACCAGCGGGATCAGCAGCGCCCGCGCCCGGGCGGTCCGGCCCAGCCGGGTGAGGTGGATGGCCCACTGCACGGCAGCGAAGTTGGGGCCTTCGCCACCCATGTGCTCCGATTCCTCTGTGGCCTCCTCCATCAGCCGCTCGCCCTCGGCGACCTGTGCCGGGTCACCCAGCTCCACCAGCACCGAGCCCAACCGGGACTTGAGCTGCGGCACCTGGCTGTACGCCCCGAGCTGATCGGCCCGGGCGATGGCGTGCCGGCAGTCCTCGGCGGCCCGTGCGAACTCCCCCCGGGCGGTGAGCGCCTCGGCGCGGCCCGAGAGCGCCTCGGCCTCTCCCCAGGCGTCCCCGACCCGGCGGAAGATCTCCAGGCTCTCCGCCGCGTCCATGGCCGACCGGTCCCAGGTCTCGGGGTGATCGCTGGTGAGTTTGGCGCGGAGCTGGAGGGCGAAGGCCAGCTCCCATTCGTAGCCCAGTTCGCGGCAGCCCGCCACGAAGGCGTCGGACAGTTCCGCGAGCTTGCCCACCTCACCGGTCATCAGCCAGGCGAAGAACCACATGCAGCCGGGGATCCGGCACACCTGCGGCATGCCCGGTGAGTAGACCCGGGTGATGGTGCGCAGCTCCGCCTGCCGCTGCGGACTCGACAGCTCCTGCACGCCCTCCTCCGCGTCCGCCAGCACCATCAGCCGCGCCCCGCGCCGGGCCTCCCACAGCTGCTCCTCGCTCATGGGCGGCGGTTTCGCGGTGCACGGCTCGTAGAGCGGCGGCGCGGGGCGGACCGGGGTGGCGAAGGGGTCGGGGCCGAGTGCCAGCGCGGCGTCCCCCCAGTGGCGCGCGTCGCCGCGGTGGCCGCGCAGCTGCCAGAACCAGCTCATGGACAGGATCATGCACAGCGCCTCGTGCTCGTCCCCGGTGGCGACGGCTCGGCGCAGTGCGGCACGGATGTTGTCGTGCTCGCGCTCCAGCCGGTCCAGCCAGGCGACCTGCTGTGGCCCGCGCAGCAGCGGATCGGCGTTCCGGGCCAGTTCGCGGTAGACGACCAGATGGCGGCGCTCGGCGTGCTCCCGTTCGCCCGGTACCGCGTCCAGCTTCTCGGCGGCGTACTCGGCGACGGTCTCCAGCAGCCGGTAGCGCATCCCGGCCGCGTCGTCGGGGGCGGCCACCACCAGCGACTTGTCGACAAGGGAACTCAGCAGTGCGGCGATGTCCCCGTCCGTCCGCTCGGCCAGATCCGCGCACACCTCCTCGACCTGCTCAAGCCGGCAGCCACCCACGAAGACCGACAGCCGGCGCAGCACGTCCCGCTCCGCCGCGTCCAGCAGCTCCCACGACCAGTCGACCACCGCGCGCAGCGTCTGCTGTCGCGGCAGCACCGTCCGATTGCCGCTGTTCAGCAGCCGGAACCGCTGGTCGAGACGGCGGGCGAGCTGACCCGGGGTCAGCGAACGCAGCCGGGCCGCCGCCAGCTCGATCGCCAGCGGCAATCCGTCCAGCCGGCGGCAGATCTCCGCACACGCCGCCGGATCGTCCTCGACCCGGAACCCGGGACGCGCGGAGGCACCCCGTTCGGCCAGCAGCCGCAGCGCCACCGGGTCCGGCAGCGGCTCGACCGGGCGGACGAACTCACCCGGCACACCGAGCGGTTCCCGGCTGGTGGCCAGCACGCTGACCCCCGGGCACTCCACCAGCAGCCGCTCCACCACCCGCGCCGCCGCCCCGACGAGATGCTCGCAGTTGTCCAGCACCAGCAGCATCCGGCGGGCCGCGCAGCGTTCGGACAACTGGGCCAGCGGATCTCCCGCCGTGGGGTCGGAGGCCGCCCGCAGCCCCTCGGCCGTGGTGCCGGTCAGCAGCGTCTCGCGCCCACCGAGCGCGGTGAGCACCGCCTCCGCCGTCGCGCCCTGGTCGTCCGGGTCCCGTACGGCGGCGAGTTCGGCAACCCACACGCCGTCCGCCCACTCAGCGCCGCGCTCCGCGCGGGCCCGCGCCGCCGCCTCCAGCGACAGCCGCGTCTTGCCCGCCCCACCGGGTCCGGTCAGCGTCACCAGCCGCGCCGCACCCAGCTCCCGGCACAGCGACTCGATCTCGCCCTCCCGACCCACGAACGAGGTCAGACCGGCCCGCAGATTCCCCGGCGCCCGCCGGGAGGGCCGTCCCGCGGCGGGCTCCGCGGAACGCTCCGGGACGGGCGCCGGAGGATCGTCGGCCAGCAGGCGGGCGTGCAGCTCGCGAAGTTCGGCACCCGGGTCGGTGCCGAGCTGGTCGGCGAGCCGGGCGCGGACCGCCTCGTAGGCGGCCAGCGCCTCGGCGGTACGGCCCGCGTCGCGCAGCGCGCGCAGCAGGACCGCCTGCAGCGGCTCGTCGATCGGGTGCTCGGCGGCCAACTGCCGCACCGAGGGCAGCACTTCCTCCGCCCGGCCGAGTGCGAGCGCCGCCTCGGCCCGCTGCCGGCGGGCGCCCAGCGCACGGTCGGCGGCGCGGACACCGGCGGCCCCGCCCCCGTCGGGAAGGTCGCTCAGCGCGGGACCGTGCCACAGGGCGAGGGCGTCGTCCAGGAGGTCGGCGGCCTTGGCGGGATCGTCGTCGGCGAGCGCGGCGGCCCCTTCGGCCGCCAGCCGCTCGAAGCGGTACAGATCGATGTCGTCGCGGTCGGCCACCAGCCGGTAGCCGCCTTCCCCGGAGCCCACCGCCTCCCGGCCCAGGGATCTGCGCAGCCGTCCGACGAGCGCCTGGAGCGCCGCCGTCTCATCGGCCGGCGGGTCCTCGCGCTCCCCCCACACCGATGCAGCGAGCTCGCCGGAGCGCACCGTGCGGCCCCCCGCGAGGGCGAGCGCGGTCAGCAGGGCGCGCAGCCGCGCTCCCCCGATCGGCACGGCGGTGCCGTCCTGGCGGAGGGCCTGGGTGGTTCCCAGAACGCGATAGAGGTAGCGCACCCTCACATACTGCCATCGGCCGCCCGGAACCCGGCGGGCAGACGGCCGGCAGACGGCGGGCACGGTCCGCTCCGGCGCCTTCCGGGCGACCGGGAGCGATTTCCGGGGACGGTTTCCGGAGATCCGGGGGCCGGAGCGCGGACGGGAGGCAGACCGCGGGCCGCTGGGGCGTGCGCGTGCCACCGGACGCCGAACGGGCCGGGCGCACAGTGGAGTCCGTGCGACCCGGCCCGTGGCGTGCCCGTCGATCAGGCGCGGCGGCAGTCCTTACCGCGGACCCACTTGGGGGTGTTGGCGTAGCCGGAACCGCCGTGCCTGCTCATGCAGAGCACCTTGTGGTGGCCGTGCCGGGTCTTGATGGTGAACGGTCCGCGGATGTCGCCGCGACGCGGGGCGTTGATCGCGTGGCACCGGCCGCTGCCGACCGCGGCGTGGTGGTGGTCGCGGTGGTCCCACTCCAGCCGATCGCAGACGTAGCCACGCTTGTGGTGGTGACCGCCGTCCGGCCCGTCACCGGCCACCGCCGCCACCGGGGCCATGCCCACCAGCGCGGTCGCCATCGCCGCCACCACGGTCAGGGCCCGTGCGCGGCGGGTTGTTGCCGTCTTCCTCATCTGGCTGTCCTTTCCACTTCCCGCGTCTGCTCCGCCCCTGTCGGCGGGACGTCGGGAGATGTGCGTTCGCACCGGTTCAGAACAGCAGGCTTCGCGGCTTCTGGTCCGGAATCCGCCGTAACATCACTCTTTGAGCGAGTCCACACCACCCTGTCGGTGGCATTGGCAGCGCGCGGGAGAGGGAACGGCGCTCGCCGCCTCGCGCAGGACGCGCAGCGCCACCCTGACCGCCGGGCGACGCAGCAGCCCGTCCCGGGTGACCGCGAACAGCCGGCGGGTGGGCGTGGGCTCCAGAGGACGCAGCGCCACCCCGGCGGGCAGCGGCCCCCGCCCCAGCCGGGGCAGCAGGGCGATGCCCAACCCCGCCGCGACCAGGGCGACCTGAGTCTGGAACTCGGCCACGTAGTAGGCGACGTCCGGCTCCTGGCCCGCGGTGCGCAGCGTCGTGTGCAGCCAGTCGTGGCAGACGGTGCCCGGCGGCTGGCACACCCAGCGACGGCCGGCCAGATCCGCCGTCTCCAGGGTGTCCAGCGCGGCCAGCGGATGTCCGTCCGGCACCAGCACCTCGCAGGTGTCCTCGCCCAGCGGAACGCTGCGCACTCCCTCGGGTGCGGGCATCGGGGCGATGTCCCAGTCGTGGGCCAGGGCCAGATCGATCTCACCCTTGGCCACCAGCCCCACCGACAGGTGCGGATCGACCTCCGACATCCGCAGGTCCAACTGCGGGTGCTCGGCGGCGAGTTCGGCCAGCACCCGGGGCATCAGCCCGCGAGCGCCGCTGGGGAAGGCGGCGAGCCGCAGTTGGCCCGCAGGGTACCCCTTGCGCTGCTCCAGCGCGACCTCGGCCCGTTCGACGAGGCCGAGCACCTCCTCCGCGGTACGCACCAGCATCAGCGCGTCGTCGGTGAGGGCGATGCCACGCCCGGCCCGCTCCAGCAGTGCGGTACCGGTCTCCCGTTCCAGCTTGGCGACCTGCTGGGAGACGGCGGACGGGGTGTAGCCGAGCGCCTGCGCGGCCTTGCCCACCGAACCGTGCAGGTGGACGGCGTGCAGCGCACGCAGTCTGGACAGGTCGAGCACGACTCTGCGCCCCTCTCCGGTTTCCGCGCCCGCACGGCGGGCACGGCGATCCAGCAGCACGGACGATTCAGCATTGCTGAATCCAACCATGAAGAAGCCTGTGCTGGTACTGAACGGTCCGGACCGCGACGATCGAAGCATGCGTCTGCGTCCCCTCCACTGCGCCCTCGCCGTGCTCGTCGCCGCCGTCTGGGGCGTCAACTTCGTCGTCATCGAGGTCGGGCTGCGGCACTTTCCGCCGCTGCTCTTCTCCGCGCTGCGCTTCCTGGTCGCCGCGCTCCCCGCCGTCTTCCTCGTCCGCCGGCCCGGCGTCGCGCTGCGCTGGATCGTCGCTGTCGGACTGGCCCTGGGGGTGGCGAAGTTCGGGCTGCTGTTCATCGGGATGCGCGCCGGGATGCCCGCGGGGCTCTCCTCGCTCGTCCTCCAGGTGCAGGCGGTCTTCACCGCCGTCTTCGCCGCCGCGTTCCTGCGCGAACGCCTCGGCCGGGTGCGGCTGGCCGGTATGGCGGTGGCGCTCACCGGGATCGCGGTGGCCGGCGCGGGGCAGGGCTCGGCGGGTCCGCTGGGCGGCTTCCTCCTGGTCGTCGCGGCGGCCGCGGCCTGGGGCGTGTCCAACGTACTGACCCGCAAGGCGGCACCCCCGGACGCGCTCTCGTGGATGGTGTGGGTGAGTCTCGTCCCCCCGCTGCCGCTGGCGGTGCTCTCCCTCCTCTTCGAAGGCCCCGCCGCCGACCTCGCGGCGCTGCGCTCCCTCGACCCGGGCGGACTCGGCGCCGTCTGCTTCGTCGCCTGGGTCGCGACCCTCTTCGGCTTCGCCGCCTGGGGATTCCTGCTGCGGCACTACGACGCCTCGTCCGTGGCGCCCTTCTCGCTGCTGGTGCCGGTCTTCGGCATGACCTCGGCAGCGGTACTGCTGGGCGAGCGCGTCACCGCGCTGGACGCCCTGGCCGCCGCGTTGCTGATCGGCGGGGTCACGCTGGTGTCCCTGGCGGGACGGCGCGGCGGACAGCTGGTGGCGGCCGGGGCACGCGGGGCGGCGACGGCAGAGGAGCCCCCGGCAGCATCCTCCGCGACGTCCCCCGCAGCGCCCGGAGCAGCGCCGAAGTCCGCCGCGGGGGCGCCGTAGCGCTGCTCCGAGGCCGCCGCGGAGCGCGGGAACCGAGCCGGACCCGGCGGCGGCAGGGCACACGGGGTACAGAGCGTCCGACACGGGTCGATGCCCCGCTCCCTGCGCACCAACGGCCGGTGTCGGGCGCGGGGTTCGCGGGGTCCGGCCGCTGCGGGTACGGTCTGGCCCCATGACCAGCACCGCCACCCACCCGGACCACCACCGGATCAGTCCGGTCTTCCTCGGACTCGTCGCGATCATGGCGGTCTCCGGCTGGGCCGTCTGGGCCGGCTGGGCCGAGGTGACGGGCGTCGCCGTGTTCTTCTTCGTGGTCTCCGGATGGATCATCTCGCTGTGCCTGCACGAGTACGCGCACGCGCGGTCGGCGCTGCGGGCCGGAGACGTGTCCGTGGGGGCGAAGGGCTATCTGACGCTCAACCCGCTGCACTACACGCACGCCATGCTCAGCATCGTGCTGCCGGTGCTCTTCGTCGTCCTCGGCGGCATCGGTCTGCCCGGCGGTGCGGTCTACATCGAGCGGGGCCGGATCAGGGGCCGCTGGAAGCACAGTCTGATCTCGGCGGCCGGACCGCTGACGAACGCGCTGTTCGCGGCCGTGCTCACGGCGCCGTTCTGGCTCGGCGCCATGCACGACGTCCCCGTCGCCTTCCGCTGCGCACTGGCCTTTCTCGCGCTGCTCCAGGTGACCGCGGCGCTGCTGAACCTGCTGCCGGTCCCCGGCCTCGACGGTTTCGGGGTCCTGGAACCCTGGCTGTCGCCCCGCGCCCGGCAGCAGGCGGAGCCCCTCGCCCCGTTCGGGCTGTTGATCGTCTTCGGATGCCTGTGGATTCCGCAGGTCAACGAGGTCTTCTGGGACTTCGTCGACACCCTGCTGCGGGGTCTGGACGTCTCCGAACCGGAGACCTACCTGGGGCTGGAGTACTTCCGCTTCTGGGAGGGCGAACCCCAGAACGTGTTCGTCCCCTGAGCGAGCCGCCTCAGATGTCCCGGTGCTCCGCGGCCCGGGCCGTCCTGCGGTGGTAGTACCAGGCCATGTTCGAGGTCAGGCCCGCCAGCAGTACCCAGACGACACCGAGCCAGCTCCCGTTGGCGAAGGAGACCACGGCCGCGACGGCGGCCAGGACACAGATGAGGGTCGCGTAGCGGGCGAGGCCCTTGGGCATGCGGCGGGCGGGGGCTGGCATGGCTCGGTCTCCAACGAGGGGTGCGGTGGTGCGCTGCGTACGCACGGATGTGCGCACCCGATATTGTCCCTCACCCCTCCCGGCGGGCGGCGCGGCGCCCGTACAGGACGTCGGCGACGGCCACCACCAGCGCGGCCGCGACGAAGCACACGGCGGTGAGCAGACCGTAGTCCAGTGCGGTCGCCCAGTTGCGGCTGCCGGCCAGCCGGGCGAAGAAGACCGCGCCCACCGCGGCGATCCCGGCGGCCGAACCGATCCGCTGCCCGGTCTGGATCACTCCTCCCGCCGCCCCGCCCTGCGCGACCGGCACCGAGCGCAGGGCCAGGGTCTGGTTCGGGGAGATGACCAGCCCTGAGCCGAGCCCGGCCCACAGCATCGGCCCGGTCAGCGCCCAGCCCACCCCACCGTTCTGCACCTCGTGCACCGCGAGCGCCGCGCCCGCGAGACCGGTCAGGACCAGACCCAGCCCGACGGCGATCAGCGGACGGCCCACGCGGGTGATGAACCGGCCGCCGATCGCCGACGAGATCGCCGAGCCGACGGCGAAGGGCGTCAGGGTGAGTCCGGCCTGCAGCGCGGTGTAGCCCATGCCGTTCTGCAGAAAGAGGGTGAAGATGAAGAAGATCGTGGTGAACCCGGCGAAGTAGACCAGCCCCAGCAGGGCGCCCAGCGAGTAGGAGCGGTCCCGGAAGAGCCGCAGGTCCACCAGGGGTTCCCCGCCCCGCCGCTGGTAGACCCGCTCCCACCCCACGAACGCGCAGATCAGCAGCGCGCCGACGGGAACCAGCAGCCACTTGCCCTG
It encodes the following:
- a CDS encoding site-2 protease family protein, with amino-acid sequence MTSTATHPDHHRISPVFLGLVAIMAVSGWAVWAGWAEVTGVAVFFFVVSGWIISLCLHEYAHARSALRAGDVSVGAKGYLTLNPLHYTHAMLSIVLPVLFVVLGGIGLPGGAVYIERGRIRGRWKHSLISAAGPLTNALFAAVLTAPFWLGAMHDVPVAFRCALAFLALLQVTAALLNLLPVPGLDGFGVLEPWLSPRARQQAEPLAPFGLLIVFGCLWIPQVNEVFWDFVDTLLRGLDVSEPETYLGLEYFRFWEGEPQNVFVP
- a CDS encoding EamA family transporter, whose protein sequence is MRPLHCALAVLVAAVWGVNFVVIEVGLRHFPPLLFSALRFLVAALPAVFLVRRPGVALRWIVAVGLALGVAKFGLLFIGMRAGMPAGLSSLVLQVQAVFTAVFAAAFLRERLGRVRLAGMAVALTGIAVAGAGQGSAGPLGGFLLVVAAAAAWGVSNVLTRKAAPPDALSWMVWVSLVPPLPLAVLSLLFEGPAADLAALRSLDPGGLGAVCFVAWVATLFGFAAWGFLLRHYDASSVAPFSLLVPVFGMTSAAVLLGERVTALDALAAALLIGGVTLVSLAGRRGGQLVAAGARGAATAEEPPAASSATSPAAPGAAPKSAAGAP
- a CDS encoding LysR family transcriptional regulator; translated protein: MLDLSRLRALHAVHLHGSVGKAAQALGYTPSAVSQQVAKLERETGTALLERAGRGIALTDDALMLVRTAEEVLGLVERAEVALEQRKGYPAGQLRLAAFPSGARGLMPRVLAELAAEHPQLDLRMSEVDPHLSVGLVAKGEIDLALAHDWDIAPMPAPEGVRSVPLGEDTCEVLVPDGHPLAALDTLETADLAGRRWVCQPPGTVCHDWLHTTLRTAGQEPDVAYYVAEFQTQVALVAAGLGIALLPRLGRGPLPAGVALRPLEPTPTRRLFAVTRDGLLRRPAVRVALRVLREAASAVPSPARCQCHRQGGVDSLKE